One segment of Candidatus Melainabacteria bacterium DNA contains the following:
- a CDS encoding 30S ribosomal protein S5: protein MDKEEKAPSAVAVDEIAAVDGGRRARRTNSRETNRRAVEDPNRQREQSEWEEKIIQVRRVTKVVKGGKKLSFRAVVAVGNGKGQVGIGVGKAAEVISAIQKGVVDARKSMVKVPLVGTTIPHQIYGSQGSSRIMLKPAAKGTGVIAGGAARAILELAGVGDVLSKSLGSRAPLNVARATVDGLERLRTFDEAAKLRGITVKQMLA, encoded by the coding sequence ATGGACAAAGAGGAAAAAGCACCAAGCGCAGTCGCTGTCGACGAAATCGCAGCTGTTGATGGTGGACGTCGTGCCCGCCGCACCAACAGTCGGGAGACTAACCGACGTGCAGTTGAGGATCCAAATCGTCAGCGTGAGCAATCTGAATGGGAAGAAAAAATCATTCAAGTGCGCCGCGTCACCAAAGTAGTCAAAGGCGGTAAGAAACTGAGCTTCAGAGCAGTTGTCGCTGTCGGCAACGGTAAAGGTCAGGTCGGCATTGGTGTCGGCAAGGCAGCTGAAGTTATCAGCGCCATTCAAAAAGGTGTAGTCGATGCTCGTAAGAGCATGGTGAAAGTGCCCCTGGTCGGAACCACGATTCCGCATCAGATCTATGGTTCACAGGGCTCAAGCAGAATCATGCTCAAGCCTGCCGCCAAAGGTACTGGTGTCATCGCCGGTGGTGCAGCCCGCGCTATCTTGGAACTGGCCGGTGTAGGCGATGTTCTCTCGAAGTCACTGGGATCTCGTGCTCCGCTCAACGTAGCCCGTGCCACAGTAGATGGTCTCGAGCGTTTGCGCACTTTCGACGAAGCCGCCAAATTGCGTGGTATCACCGTCAAGCAGATGCTCGCTTAG
- a CDS encoding 50S ribosomal protein L18 gives MITKPDRKLNREKRHMRIRRGLAGTTQRPRLCVYRSNKHIYAQIVDDSSATTIVCASTLDPELKGKKTWDCDSAKSVGELVAKRAKDKGITAVVFDRGGYIYHGRIAAVAEGARESGLDF, from the coding sequence ATGATCACGAAACCAGACAGAAAGCTCAATCGCGAAAAGCGCCACATGCGGATTCGCCGTGGTCTCGCGGGCACGACTCAGCGCCCCCGACTCTGCGTCTATCGCTCCAACAAGCATATTTATGCTCAAATCGTTGACGATAGTTCAGCTACAACCATTGTCTGCGCCAGCACTCTCGATCCTGAATTGAAAGGCAAGAAGACATGGGATTGTGACTCGGCCAAGTCAGTTGGCGAGCTCGTCGCCAAACGGGCTAAAGACAAAGGCATCACTGCCGTAGTCTTCGACCGTGGCGGCTACATTTATCACGGACGCATCGCTGCTGTCGCCGAAGGCGCACGCGAATCAGGACTAGATTTTTAA
- a CDS encoding 50S ribosomal protein L6: MSRIGKAPIPVPAGVTVDLKGSDISVKGPKGQLHRTVRPEVVLKQEDGKLIVERTADTREVRSLHGLTRTLVANMVKGVTEGFTQNLEIIGVGYRAVMEGRKLVMQLGYSHSVEIEPPQGLEIAVGKGNILTVSGIDKQAVGDLSAFIRSKRAPEVYKGKGVKYQGEFIRRKAGKAAGKKK; encoded by the coding sequence ATGTCTCGTATAGGCAAAGCACCAATCCCAGTACCAGCTGGAGTCACCGTTGACCTGAAGGGTAGCGACATATCTGTCAAAGGACCGAAAGGTCAATTGCACAGAACGGTTCGTCCGGAAGTCGTACTCAAGCAAGAAGACGGCAAGCTGATTGTGGAACGCACTGCAGACACGCGTGAAGTGCGCAGCCTGCATGGTCTGACTCGCACTCTAGTGGCCAACATGGTCAAGGGCGTCACCGAAGGTTTCACTCAAAATCTGGAAATCATCGGGGTCGGTTATCGTGCCGTTATGGAAGGACGCAAGCTCGTTATGCAGCTTGGTTACTCACACTCTGTTGAAATCGAACCGCCACAAGGTTTAGAAATCGCAGTTGGTAAAGGTAACATCCTCACCGTATCCGGTATCGACAAACAAGCCGTTGGTGACCTCTCTGCCTTCATCAGATCGAAGCGTGCGCCTGAAGTCTATAAAGGCAAGGGTGTCAAATATCAAGGCGAATTTATTCGTCGTAAAGCTGGTAAAGCTGCAGGTAAGAAGAAGTAA
- a CDS encoding 30S ribosomal protein S8 translates to MPVTDPISDMFTRIRNAARTQAPAVEMPASKQKVALAELLRNEGFISSFETKALGSPNQKMRIVLKYGSKGEQVIQGLRRISKPGLKIYRPAKKVPRVYGGLGVAIISTSRGLMTDRQARKSNIGGEVVGHIW, encoded by the coding sequence ATGCCCGTTACAGATCCTATTTCTGACATGTTCACACGCATCCGCAACGCAGCGCGGACGCAGGCACCAGCCGTTGAAATGCCGGCTTCAAAACAGAAGGTCGCTCTGGCGGAACTTCTGCGCAACGAAGGGTTCATCTCCTCGTTCGAAACAAAAGCTCTTGGTTCGCCTAACCAGAAGATGCGCATCGTACTCAAGTACGGCAGCAAAGGCGAGCAAGTCATTCAAGGTTTGCGCCGAATCAGCAAGCCTGGTTTGAAGATTTACCGTCCAGCCAAAAAGGTTCCCAGAGTCTATGGCGGATTAGGTGTCGCTATCATCAGCACAAGCCGTGGTCTCATGACCGACCGCCAGGCTCGCAAGAGCAACATCGGCGGCGAAGTAGTGGGTCACATCTGGTAG
- a CDS encoding type Z 30S ribosomal protein S14 has protein sequence MIDKEHKRRVLAAKGKFPTVRLHNRCRICGRPRGYNRDFGLCRCCLRKMAHEGLIPGVTKSSW, from the coding sequence ATGATTGACAAAGAGCATAAGCGCCGGGTGCTTGCCGCGAAAGGCAAATTTCCGACAGTGCGTTTACACAATCGTTGTCGTATTTGCGGGCGCCCTCGCGGCTACAATCGCGATTTCGGCCTGTGCCGATGCTGTCTGCGCAAGATGGCTCATGAAGGTTTGATTCCCGGCGTCACAAAGTCAAGTTGGTAG